DNA from Triticum aestivum cultivar Chinese Spring chromosome 7D, IWGSC CS RefSeq v2.1, whole genome shotgun sequence:
gagaaccaaagataatatcatcaacatatagttggcatacaaacaactccctttgaccttcttagtaaaaagactggggttgattttcccaatttcaaatccacgatcttgcaacaactcggtaaggtggtcataccacgcacgtggggcttgtttaaggccatagagtgccttatcgagttggtacacatgatcggggaaatagggatcctcgaacccggcgggttgtttgacatacaccaactcattaatgggaccattaagaaaagcactcttcacatccatttgttgcaacttgaagttatgatgagaagcataggcaatcaacaaacaaatggattcaaggcgagcaacaggagcaaaggtttcaccgtagtcggtACCCTCGACTTgagagtagccttgtgctaccaaccgagccttgttgcgaacaatgatcccatgagcatcttgcttgttcttgaagatccacttggttccaatgacattatgattccccgttggccttggcaccaatcgccacaccttgttgtgctcgaagttgttgagttcttcatgcatggcattaagccaatccggatcctcgagcgcctcatagaccttttggggttcaacacaagagacaaacgcgtgatgttcacaatagtttgctaattggcTATGAGTGCTTACACCCTTTCGTATGCTCCCAAgaacattcgtcatgagatgacccttggtagagagcttggaagcaatcttggcggcacgacgctccaattcctcctcaggagagagttgaggagcggttactgctacctcttgagcactgtgttggttttcccttgaagaggaaaggatgatgcagcaaagtagcgtaagtatttccctcagttttgagaaccaaggtatcaatccagtaggaggccacgctcaagtcccttgcacctacacaaacaaataagaaccatgcaaccaacgcgataaaggggttgtcaatcccttcacgaccacttgcaaaagtgagatctgataaagatgataagataatatttttggtagttttatgataaagagtgaaagtaaagaatgcaaaataaacggcgccagaaatagctcgttgacgggagattaatatgatggagaatagacccgggggccataggtttcactagtggcatctctcaagatagcataagtattacggtgggtaaacaaattactgtcgagcaattgatagaattgagcatagttatgagaatatctaggtatgatcatgtatataggcatcacgtccgtgacaagtagaccgactcctgcctgcatctactactattactccacacatcgaccgctatccagcatgcatctagagaattaagttcataagaacggagtaacgctttaagaaagatgacatgatgtagaggcataaactcatgcaatatgatataaaccccatctttttatcctcgatggcaacaatacaatacatgtcgtttcccctactgtcactgggatcgagcaccgcaagattgaacccaaagctaagcacttctcccattgcaagaaagatcaatctagtaggccaaaccaaaccgataattcgaagacttgcaaagataaccaatcatacataaaagaattcagagaagattcaaatattgttcatagataatcttgatcataaacccacaattcatcggatctcgacaaacacaccgcaaaataagattacatcgaatagatctccaagagaatcgaggagaactttgtattgagatccaaagagagagaagaagccatctagctaataactatggacccgaaggtctgaagtaaactactcacacatcatcggagaggctatggtgttgatgtagaagccctctgtgatcaatgccccctccggcaggacgccggaaaaggccccaagatgggatctcacgggtacagaaggttgcggcggtggaattaggttttcgtggtgctctctcatggtttgggggtacgtaggtatatataggaggaagaagtaggtccgtggagccacgagggtggagggcgcgcccagggggtaggcgcgtgattagtctccgtcgtatctactttttcaaacacttttgcccttgttttggactctaacttgcatgatttgaatggaactaacccggactgacgctgttttcagcagaattgtcatggtgttatttttgtgcagaaacaaaagttctcgaaatgacctgaaacttcacgaagattatttttggaaataataaaaaatactggcgaaagaatcaaggccagggggcccacaccctttccacgagggtggggggcgcgcctgctccccctgggcacgcccccccctgcctcgtggcccccctagagctccaccgacctcaaccactacaagaaatatgtcaacttgcgaccctcactattggtcactgaaaggtcattgattttcatttgcgaccttttttgaccaaaaacagatggtcaaaagctgccagtcgtaaactgaaattaacgaccttctctgtgagaagatcgtggaattccacgaccaaaacaaaaggtcgttgattctatgaccttctgttttggtcgctagctctctgcccaggccacgttggatccgacgtggcaatctggcgtggcaaaattgcgaccaattgaaaagatCGTTGACAAGAATCAGTCCGGTCCAGTTCGGTGTTTTATATAGGCCAAGCCCACTAATTCCAACAAATTTATGTCTTTTTATGGTCAACTaaatgggccttttctttttttaggcCCTTTACTCTTGTAAATTTCTTTTTTTGTTGgccttttcattttgttttttgctGGCCTTTTTTTATAACTTTATAGCAGAATTATTATTTTCGctatttaaaataaaataaacaattcCACAACAACATCAGTTGGTTGTAGCCTTTTCAGGCGCAGTACTTTAAGCATAGAAAATTGGAAAACAGATATTTAACTCATATATTGTTGAGAAATATTCATAATTTTGCTGTCAAAGCAGCATGTACACACGAATACAATTCTGCTGTCAAAGCAGCATTTCAAACGTACATCTCATAACATCGTACATAAAGAACAGCAATAAAAAGTTTACAATATGCCATATGGCTCAGATCACACAACACATGACATCCAGGTTCAAATGATCCCAGCAACGAAAAAACTTCACCAGCACAGCATACTATCTGCACATTCAAAGAGAACAAACTATATGTCAAAAGAGAACTGAGCAGAAAATAGCCACTAAAAGAAAGCAGATAGTATACTCAGTAATTGCTATAGATTTGCTCACTGGATACACACACACTTTTTATATACTTTTGGAAGGAAGTGCAGATTCAAGTAAACTGCAGTTATATCAAGATTAAGATACCTGACTGTAAATAACAACAGGAAACAACAGCAGGAAAACCCAGATAGAAACTAATAAACCTAGATAGAAAAAACAAACTTGTACCCCTGATACAGACCAGTAATCAACCCAAACAATCAGTACATTCTAACATGTTAAGTGGCTACCATTCCAATCATATTTGTACCATGCCATAGTAAAAAAAAATCAGTGACCTCACCGCTACAAATTAAACTGATGCTCTTCTACTACTAAACCATTCAAGCTAATGGTCAGGATCAACAATACTAATAACCTGTAGGTACAATGGTACAACAGCAAGCAAATAGTGCAATAATCCCACCACAGCGCCTGAAGAAAAACACTATCCTACTGCCACTCTCATCCATTCAACTGACAACATCTATTTCATGGAGGGAGGGAAGGGAATAGATAGGCTAGTACCAGTTAATGATGGCGTCAACAATGATATGGATGAGGTTGGCGTCGGTGAGCAGGGATCCACCTCCCGTCAGTTCCATCCACGTTCCGGTGAGGCATTTTCCTCATAACCAGGTTATATCACCACCAAAACAGAATAGAGTCAGCGAACAGTAAGAACCTCCTCACGGTCGACCAGAACAAGAACATAATAAATCTGGTCAAATGCATGACTTTTGTTCACCTCACATACACAATCAGGTACAAAGGATGAGAATAAGTGGGTGTTGTTTCTTAGACTGCACGGTCAACAACAACAGCAGATGTACTGTTTAGGTACAGAAGCAAAGAGAAACATACAAAAACGATCTGGGCGTCTCTTGCAGCTGTCAAACCATTCTGAGTACTCCATTTGTATCTTCTTCTTTTCCTGCACTCCCAGCTGAATCTGAATGCAGCATATAAAAAGAACTAGTTCATTTCATCAGAATGAGATCTAACTGTTTGCCACTCGGTAGATAACCAAGGAGGCCTTGATATAAACAGGGGTACGTGTAAATATATGTGTTCACAGGCTTGAATACATCGCCAGGAACTGTAAGTACAGAACATGTAACATGGTGGCTACATAAACAGAACGAGATGTGGCATGCTTAAAAGTCCGAGCCCATGCTATGCCTATATATAATCAGGTGCGGCTTAAATATACGTGGACACATACTGAAAGGAACAAGATAGCATGATGATATCCGATCAACTAGATTTGGGAGAAACCTGATCGAGCCAACACAAAAAAGAAATAGAGCAAGATTTGAGCTGTACCTGCAGAGTGTTACTTATGGTGGAACTGGCAGGAGACTTGCTCGGATTTAGTCAACACGAATTGTAAGTGTAAAGCAGATCATCTTGGCTGTTACACACGAAAAGAAAAGACAGTGTGTTTTTTAGACTGCAcggtcaacaacaacaacaaatgtACAGAATGTTTAGGTACACAAGCATGTGTAGCAAGCATTAAAAGTTCAATCTGTTTGGTAGAAGGCACCATTGATCTCGTTCTCACAGCCATACTTACACGCACACATGCAGTTTTAATTAATTAAATGGGCAGGCAACAAAGGCAATCACAAATCTAGGGGCAGGAGGTAGTGAGAGCAACTCAAGATATACACTACTAGAGGGATCGTCAAGATGTAGGGGATGGAGGTGTCTCACTTGGTttcaaaataagatgcatacaaAGACAACCACATAAATATAGTAGTGCATAGTACTGAGGAAACAGGGACATCTCTTTGCCAACATGTATAAATCGGAGCAGCAGTAGCAAGCAGAGGAAGATGAGAGGGAGATGGAGATGCTTATTAGCTGAGGCAGAAACAGAAGCATTTGAGGAGGAAAGCTACGTGCATGTGCACTTGCGAGGACACATATTCTAGGTCGTCCACCACACTAGCCACCATCACGTACCCGTCGCCATCAGCAACGTTGCTCCTGCAGCATCAACAGATAACCATTTATAAATTAAACGGACCAGCTACACGTACAAGGTTATACTAAGCATGTAAGTACAGTCCAGCTACATGTACAAGGTTATACTAAGCATGTAAGTACAGTCCAGCTACACGTACAAGGTTATACTAAGCATGTAAGTACAGTCCAGCTATAAAATGGATGGCAAAGTGTGGCTGTTGTTGTTGCTACTTTAGCCAACTGAGCTAATTAATCTCATCAACCTAATACACTTCAAATATTGAGTACGGCAGCAACATCTACTTGTTACTGGAGTTCTAGTTCAAGATGGCCAGAGGCCACTTGGCACCATGGAACCTGCACAATTTCCACCATATATATGAATGAGTTAGAAagaaaactagagttgaactacccagcctcatacatacatacatacatacaggagCAAAATTTGATTACACAAGAAGGTAGCTGGAGTGGTGGTGGACGAAATGAAAATCGACGGCCACGGCTCAGCGAGGAGAGGAGCTCAACATTGAAGTTTCACAAAACAGGAATTTCATTAATTTGAGAGTGGGTTTTAGTAGCTCAAGCTTAGTTAAGTTAAGCACTTAGTACTAAACAGCAGCAACACTTGAACCGTAACATGTCCAGAAAGGAAACAAAACATGAGACAAGTATTGATAGCAAGTCCACGAAGGACATCCAATGGTTTCAGCCACATCCTAATAAACCTGCAGCATTCTTTAGCACCTAATTATCAGCAACAAATCAATGGCCAGATGAGCACCACCACAACAAATTGACACTAACACTTCGCCCAAGCAAGGAATCAGCTCACACACGCAAGATGATGATTGCATACATACAAATCATGTGCTGGCAGAAAAAAATCCAAGCAGGAGCTCATCTTCTCTCTCTGTTTGgtaactaacaacctaaataaaataaaataaaaacatgacTTGTTCATACAGATCCCTCTAAAATTCCTTGGCACAAGTGCATCACATATTCATCAACTTAGCAGCAGAAGTAGTGAGCAcaggaagagggggagggagatggaggagctACCTGCCGCGGTCGCAATGGAAGCAGAGGAGCAGACCCCTCTTGCCCCTCCCCCTCAAGCACGACAGGGCTGCCGGCTGGGTGCgcccctactcctccgcctcctcgagcAGGAGACCCCCTTCCCCTGATGCTGCTTGGCGTGCCGCATCACTAGTCACCCTGCACACAGCAAGTTTCAGATGTTCAGAACAGATCAACATGTTGAGCAGTTACGAAATCACGAGAAAGAAGTGGGAGGGTGGATCACGATGGTCTCACCTCGTTACCGTCGTCCTCATCCAACCCCGGCGACCAAGTACACATCCAAGCCAGTTCACGAATCCATGGGTGCTAGCTTGCCTACCAGCTCCAGCATTGTGCCCCTGGATGCCACAAAAACAACCTGACTTATAAGCATAGATAGAGAAGACCAAAAGCGAAACAACACACTAATGCTACAGTGCCTCAAGAGTATAATTTTAATATAGCCAGCAACACTTAAAGAAATAATATCTTAGATGATTCCATACAAAGTAGAATAGTTGTACTTGGCAATGCACACTAGCTAACAGAATGTCCACAATAAATATTTTGGCTAAACTACTTTCCTTGACAGCTTTACAAattacaacaatgattcatctcACTATTTCTAGAGGTTGTAAGGAATCAACCCAACCCCTGTTGCGTGGAACTGAACCCCGAGCTCCTTCCTTATTTAACAACCTGAAGTATGCATGCTGCAGATTTGTACAATTTCTAGATTAAACGAACTCCTTGTGTACCTTAACGGATTAATTAACAGTCCATTCATGTGCTGATTACCTAGACTACAGTGCAAGCAACTTGTGCAAAGGGCATAAGTGAGCAACTCTTTGCCCTTCACCATACAGAAACTTGGGCCTAACGAGATATTGATTTTATTGAATCCACGATCGGCTTATGTGGAAACCAACCCGTCCACAGCTAACGCGGGATATTCCTAGGTAAGTGTTGATCGAAATGTTGGCACCAAGGTAAGGCACTCAATTAAACATGCGAGGCCACGAATCTGGCACGGGCAGACCCGGAACAACACCAACGGCGGGAGGTGCGGCGCCGCAAGGAATCAAAGCAGCGTCGTTGACTCGCTGGAGTGGCCGTGAAGGACGGGGCGGAGTGGGAAAGGGGGGTCGAGAGAATACGTACAGCTCTCGGGGTCGTCGGTGCAGCCGAAGATCCCGTTGGACCACGGCTCGTCGGCGGGCGGCTCGTAGCTCTCCGGGAGGACCTGGCTGCACTCGCCGCACCTCCGGCCCTCGAGCTGCAGCAGATCGGATCGGGCAATGGGGTGAGACGACAGGAGCGGCGCGGGGCATGGGCGAGAAGTGGCGGGGGAAGGGACGCACCTGGGGGACGTGGACGGGCTGGTTGAGCTCGCCGGGGCGGATGTCCTCGCCGGGGGCGTCCTGGTCCTTGGTGAGCTTGACGTAGCGGGACGGGTGGCCCTCCTCCGCGAGAGGGGAAGGTCGCCGGCGAGGCTGAGGCGGGCGGCTCGCTGGATCTGgaaggggcgggggcgggggcggagggGCCAGGGTGCGGCGGCGGGTAGGATCGATgggagaggacgagggcgaggcGATGGGGAAGTGGGAGTTAGGGTTTGGGGGTAGTTGGGCTGCGGTTGGCTGAGAGGGCTGCCGTTGGATCTGCAAGAATCCGACGGTGTTTGATCATCATCCGCGTGATACGCTTATGGACCAATCAAAACACAGCAAACAATTTAAAGACCTCGTGACCAATAAATTGTTCGTAATCAATTAAAGATAGTTTTTcatgaaaaaatcattttccatttttcagtgtttaaaatgagtttttttgtaaaaGACCTATCAAATATTTATTTAAATGATATCATATTTTGCGCAAGTTTACATGTTGGATTGGCAAACaatattgacaaagggagttttcattttctttagcCAAAAAATCAATTTtctattttccgagtgcccaaaataatttttttgtgaaggacctaccatatatttgtagtaaaattggaccaaatcaattttataaaatattgtgtcatatttaatgcacaactgaccaaatggttcagtgtcaaaagccttgatccacctctggtgaaaaagacaaatttccgccgatttaagaggaagcgggtcaaatttgaactgtagatgcctcatagtttgctctttattttttccaaaaattatttctaggtacataagtatctatttaatcagagaaacatcaaaaaatttccaagattcaacaactagctaggaacggtcatgcccgccattttgaccgcattttgaaacggtcataaaaaattcaaaaaaaatcaaaaaattggaaaaccttcgcattgtgtcattatatgtgaccaagttaccaggaaaaataataaacttgtaatacggcaattatttttaaaaagtgttctcagaaatgatctatcatctctgaagattcatggctttcaagtcaaatgatcaatcttatggccacatttatggcatagtctgttcaaatgatctcatattgtgcacaagggtgcatcttggaattcctaacaatgttgcctaagggagttttcattttctttgcacggaaaattcattttccatttttcgagtgcccgaaatgaggttttttgtgaaggaactaccaaacaattgttgcaaaaatggaccaaataaattttataaaatactatgccatgtttaatgcacaattgacacaatggttgggtgtcaaaagccttgatccacctctggtgaaaaagacaaatttccgccgatttaggaggaagcgagtcaaatttgaactgtagctgcctcatagtttactctttattttttccaaaaattatttctaggtacataagtatctatttaatcagaggaacatcaaaaaaattccaagattcaacaactagctaggaacggtcatgcccgccgttttgaccgcattttgaaacggtcataaaaaattcaaaaataaatcaaaaatcggaaaaccttcgcattgtgtcattatatgtgaccaagttaccatgaaacataataaacttgtaatacggcaattatttttaaaaaagtgttctcagaaatgagctatcatctctgaagattcatggctttcaagtcaaatgatcaatcttatggccacattcatggcatagtttgttcaaatgatctcatattgtgcacaagggtgcatcttggaattcctaacaatgtttcctaagggagttttcattttctttgcatggaaaattcattttccatttttcgagtgcccgaaatgaggttttttttgtgaaggaactaccaaataattgttgcaaaaatggaccaaatcaattttataaaatactatgaaatgtttaatgcacaattgacacaatggttgggtgtcaaaagccttgatccacctctggtgaaaaagacaaattttcgccgatttaggaggaagcgggtcaaatttgaactgtagctgcctcatagtttgctctttattttttccaaaaattatttctaggtacataagtatctatttaatcagagaaacatcaaaaaaattccaagattcaacaactagctaggaacggtcatgcccgccattttgaccgcattttgaaacggtcataaaaattcaaaaaaattcaaaaaattggaaaaccttcgcattgtgtcattatatgtgaccaagttaccaggaaaaataataaacttgtaatacggcaattatttttaaaaagtgttctcataaatgagctatcatctctgaagattcatggctttcaagtcaaatgatcaatcttatggccacatttatggcatagtttgttcaaatgatctcatattgtgcacaagggtgcatcttggaattcctaacaatgttgcctaagggagttttcattttctttgcacggaaaattcattttccatttttcgagtgcccgaaatgagggttttttgtgaaggaactaccaaacaattgttgcaaaaatggaccaaataaattttataaaatactatgccatgtttaatgcacaattgacacaatggttgggtgtcaaaagccttgatccacctctggtgaaaaagacaaatttccgccgatttaggaggaagcgggtcaaatttgaactgtagctgcctcatagtttgctatttattttttccaaaaatcatttctaggtacataagtatctatttaatcatagaaacatcaaaaaaattccaagattcaaccactatctaggaacggtcaagcccgccgttttgatcgcattttgaaacgggcataaaaaaatcaaaaaaatcaaaaaattggaaaaccttcgcattgtgtcatcatatgtgaccaagtttccaggaaaagtaataaacttgtaatacgacaattattttaaaaaagagttctcagaaatgagcatcatgcgtgaagattcatggctttcaagccaaatgatcaatcttatggtcacattcatggcatagtttgttcaaatgatctcatattgtgcaaaagggtgcatcttggaattccaaacaatgttgcctaagggagttttcattttctttgcacggaaaattcattttccattttctgagtgcccgaaatgagtttttttgtgaaggacctaccatatatttgttgcaaaattgggccaaatcaattttctaaaatactaggccatatttaatgcacaattgacaaaatggttaggtgtcaaaagctttgatccatctctggtgaaaaggacaaatttccgccgattcagtaggaagcgggtcaaatttgaactgcagttgccttatagtttgctctttattttttccaaaaaccatttctaggtacataagtatctatttaagcataaatatatggtttggtggtgatacgttgaggtttggatggtggcctagggccccaactccaaagcgcgtagactcgcatgcTCGACGCatgtcaccgcgtgaccgtggtgttgccatgcgttctgggaagcctaggcatgtctagtaggtttggcactccccgggtagatgcttggaagaaaataacagtagaagaatctcacgaggagaccgaacaatgctcaaacatgaattagcacccaagtgtttgattagtggtacgggaaatgcacatggccaatgggcctgagttttggctgaggatgatcatctactaaggacactatcttggaaaatttgcagctcaaatggaggagcctaggtgccacttgctttgcaacgtaccacactggacagaaatatgaatgttgaagccacactcacatgtattgttagatggggctcaaattttgtggagagcaatgatttgggaatataaaagatgtggcaaaaattcagctcattaggatatgcctagctagtacttccttcacaacagttcgagttgaacaaaaactttggaaatttgccgaggtggatttaccaggcaaatggagttgaatattgtcatgaggcaatgatttggatagtaaagaatgcccaattttttttgggaattttgggaatgacagaaatataggttgcttcacaacctagggcaaaaattgacacatggacatgacacataggcaaaactgatgaggtggcgcctagtcgtagaaatccaccacaacttacaaggttatgaccatctatattggtcatgaccagctagaaataaggcagtggatcagtgttgtctgctttgtgaccatttcgtgtaaggaaattacgacctttctgaccaaaatggtcgatatagtttagcgtttggagccccccgaacagcttttgaccaattggtctcaaatggtcatagatctatgaccaattcttccagggtcactgccagaaggtcactagttgacatatttcttgtagtgaactccaactccatatattcacgttcggggagaaaaaaatcagagaaaaagattcatcgcgttttacgatacggagccgccgccaagccctaaactctctcgggagggctgatctggagtccgttcggggctccggagaggggaatccgtcgccatcgtcatcatcaaccatcctccatcaccaatttcatgatgctcaccgccgtgcgtgagtaattccatcataggcttgctggacggtgatgggttgaatgagatttatcatgtaatcgagttagttttgttagggtttgatccctagtatccactatgttctgagattgatgttgctatgactttgctatgcttaatgcttgtcactagggcccgagtgccatgatttcagatctgaacctattatgttttcat
Protein-coding regions in this window:
- the LOC123171063 gene encoding translation initiation factor IF-2 — encoded protein: MELFSEIKTDPLSLLGFWPEWKDEEFFWGSGACAYCISGGMPRQWKSERRLPTVDVRRGAASDGHATTALWGRSAALLGMGGDLVLRGTYHADDDQTPSDSCRSNGSPLSQPQPNYPQTLTPTSPSPRPRPLPSILPAAAPWPLRPRPRPFQIQRAARLSLAGDLPLSRRRATRPATSSSPRTRTPPARTSAPASSTSPSTSPSSRAGGAASAARSSRRATSRPPTSRGPTGSSAAPTTPRAGHNAGAGRQASTHGFVNWLGCVLGRRGWMRTTVTRVTSDAARQAASGEGGLLLEEAEE